In Actinomycetota bacterium, the sequence CCCAAATCGGCAAGGTAGGTCGTGAAGCCAGTGTCATTGCTGAGACCAAAGAAGGTATGAAGGCGGGGTCTGCGCAGATCCAGATCGATCAGCAGAACACTGCGACCAGTAAGTGCCAGGGCCACGGCCAGATTCGCGACGGTTGTCGTCTTTCCATCCTGGGGCAATGGGCTGGTCACCTGCATCACATGAACCGGCGTATCGACTCGGATGTACTGCAGCGCAGTTCGCAGACCACGATAGGACTCGGCGATGCCGGATGTCGGTGCTTCAAGGACCGCCAAGTGCGTTTCAGATACCAGCCCCCAGTCACGATCAAGAGGAACGAAGCCGAGGATCGGCAGCCCACCTGTGGTCGCCTCAAATTCAGCCACGCCCTTGACCACATCGTTGAAATGCTCGCGGCCGAAGACGATGCCAACACCGAGCAGAACACCCATGAGGAGCGAAAGCAGAACTGTGCGTCGATTATTCGGCGCGAATGGCGATGTCGGGGTGACCGCCGGATCCAATACCTCCACCCGGCCTTGCTCAATGAATCTCGCACTGTCACCAAGACTGGACAACTGCTGCTGATAGGTGCGCTGCTGACTGCGCATGTCCTGGACATCTGGGAGCGTTGAGGTGCTTGCGGCCCGTGGATTCTCGCCCTTGGCGCGGAGCCGCCCTTCAACGTCGGTCAGACGAGCGAGCAGGACTGTGCGGGCGCTGGCGTTCAGTTCGAGATCTGAGGTTTTCACAAGTTCGCCGAATACCTCGGCATAAGCATTTGCCGTCTCGGATGCGATTTCAGGCGAAGTCGAATAGCCGGTGATCAGAATATTCGAGGTTTGGGGGGACAAAAGCGCGATGTTCGCCTCGACAGGCTGGCCGAGCTTCTTCGTGACTAACTCAGCGGTAGCCGAGGAAGCAAGAATCTGGATCTGCGTTTGCACCTCAGCGCTTGAGACACTGCCACTGGAATTGACCACCGCGACGATTGGGTTCAGCGAGACTACAGCCGAAGCCTGATACTGCGGAGTCTGTCGTGAACTCCAAGCGTAGCCAAGCACTACCGCTACAACAGCGCAGAGCGCAATGATCTTCCAACCGCGCAGAAACACCGCTACGAGATAGCGGATGTCAAAAACGCTTGGCCTGTCCTGCACAGGCGTCACCATGGAACTCTCCAAGTCTCAATCACCTTGTCACGCCTGCCGAATGTAGAAGATACCGCGCGCACCGGCGCCGCCTGTCGCCGTTTGCGCCGCCGCCGCCGGCGGTGCGATTCGCCATGCCGGACAATACGGCCATCGTAGTCTTGCCTCCCTGACGGGCATTGGTACCGGCGGCCCGCCAGTGAGCTTCCGCCACCACCACTAGAGCCCACCACGATCCCAATTGTCGCCCCACACTCAGTGACCGCGTTGTACCCAGTGGCTGCAATGGGGATGAGTTCATCAGGAACGATGAAATGACCATCTTGTAGAAGTTCGACGATGTGCGCACTGTCACCGCTCAGGCGGAAAACTGGAACCTGACCGGGGCCCAGAGCCAACAAATCGCGGCCTACGCGCTCAAGAGATGAATACGGTGAGAGCGAATAGGTGACTGAATCACGTGCAGTCACCACGTATCGCTCCCAACGGACTCATGATGAAAAGATATCACCCAGGCAAGGCAAGAGCCCCGAGCGCGAGTTCAGGCCTGACGAAGCATGAATACTCCACGAGCACCGGTACCACCGGAAGCCGTTTGGGCGCCACCACCACCGCCTGCTCGATTGACAATTGCATTTAATCCAGCGGTATTCAAGGTCGATCCAGCTCCGGCACCCGC encodes:
- a CDS encoding polysaccharide biosynthesis tyrosine autokinase, with the protein product MVTPVQDRPSVFDIRYLVAVFLRGWKIIALCAVVAVVLGYAWSSRQTPQYQASAVVSLNPIVAVVNSSGSVSSAEVQTQIQILASSATAELVTKKLGQPVEANIALLSPQTSNILITGYSTSPEIASETANAYAEVFGELVKTSDLELNASARTVLLARLTDVEGRLRAKGENPRAASTSTLPDVQDMRSQQRTYQQQLSSLGDSARFIEQGRVEVLDPAVTPTSPFAPNNRRTVLLSLLMGVLLGVGIVFGREHFNDVVKGVAEFEATTGGLPILGFVPLDRDWGLVSETHLAVLEAPTSGIAESYRGLRTALQYIRVDTPVHVMQVTSPLPQDGKTTTVANLAVALALTGRSVLLIDLDLRRPRLHTFFGLSNDTGFTTYLADLGTREQAIVAIDRVEGLCVLPSGPIPSDPSELLESGKTRELLTELGTQFDLILVDSPPILGLSDALVISTMVDTSVLVARSGMVTKRDLRAAVEQMRKVNAPLVGAVVNSVDTSKRDAYSYYGYGYGTYYGKAYGYNRSNSE